The Rufibacter sp. DG15C region CCTTGGCAGGCAAGCCTAGTTCTGGCGGGTAGTTGAGGCGGTCAAAGGCGATGTACAGGAAGACCAGAAACGTCAGCACTTCCAGCGGTACTACCAGCAGACGTCTGAACTCTTCTTTGGTCACCTCAGAAGAAAAGCGCTTGACCATCACCCTGAACAGGATGGAAGTGAGTAATTTAGAGAGGATTTCCTTGAACAGGAAACCGCAGAGCATAATCCCGATGAACAGGAAATACTGCTCCACGCTGTTCCCTAAAAAGACTTGGTCAAGTATGTTCTGAAGTTGTTCCTTCATGGATGTAAATTTCAAGGCGCTTGCAACCAACGGGCCGCTAGCGGGGTCAATAAAGTAAAAATGGACATTAATCTATGAAACGGAAAATTTTATCACTGCTTTTGATTGGCTTCGGGCTGTTTCTGAACATAGCCTGCCAAGGTCCTGACGGCAAATTAGAGTGGCCAGAAGAAGCCCAAACCAAATGGCTGTCTTACCAGGAAACCCAGTGCGCCGATCCTTGGGGATACGGCAACAGCAACCAAGACAAGGTGCAGTACATAAAAGAGTATCTGCAGAAGCAGGGAATAACTGTCCTGGATATTTCCCTTAACAAGGTGAATGATGGTGCCATGTGTATGGCCTGTACCTGTGCCAGCGGAAGAGTTTTAAAGGTGCAGGTGAAGAAAGAAGACGAAGCCAAGTTATTGGCCATGGGATTCAAGGCGATTTAGTTCTGCCGAGTCCTCAATAGTAAAAAAAAGCCTCTGCTCCTTGTGAGAAGCAGAGGCTTTTTTGTGTTGATTTTATTTTATTTCTTTTCTGGTTTACTATTCTCGCTTTATCTCCTTCTTTCTATCCCTGCTATTCAACCTATCACCCTAACCGTTTCTCCTATTGTCATCCTGAAAGGATCTTGTGGGCCAGCTAAATAGGCTATGACTAAACGCTTTCCTATTTCCTGCTTCAAGCTTGTAGCTTGGAGCTAACCATGCTGGCAAGTTTTCAACTTGCTTTTATAACCAGTTCCTTTCCGCAAGTTTTTAAACTTGTCTCATGTTTACCCACAAGCTATAAGCTTGCGAGAGGATAGTTGTCGTTTTTGGCCTCTTTCCCAGAAAACAGGCCAAAAACGACAGTAGGCTCTTTGCACTTAGCACTCGCTACTACAGCTTGCCGACAAGATCCTTTCAGGATGACAATAGGGGGAGTATAAGTGTAGTTGATTCGTTGGGTTTTACTTACAACAACTGGCTCAAGGCAATCTCGAAAGAGGTTTTGGCTATCTCGGTTTTCTCTGGGTGGCGGGCGTGGGTTTTCTCCAGGGCCTGGCCAATGGTGCGGGAGATGTCGGTGAAGATGGCTTCATCCGTAATCTCCACGTCCTGCTCCATCAAGTAGGCAAATACGCGGGCCATGCCGCAGTTGGCAATAAAGTCGGGGATGACAGACACGTGCTGGTCGGCAAACTCACCCGTCGGCCCGAAGAAGATTTCAGGGTCCTGGAACGGTACGTTGGCACCGCTGGAAATCACCTCTAGGCCGTGCTGCAACATGCGCTCCACCTGCTCTTTGGTCACCAGTCTGGAGGCGGCCGCCGGGATGAAAATCTCAGACTCTAAATCCCAGATGCGGGCGTTGGTATCGTCAAAAGACAAAAGGTTTTCTGCGTACAGCGTGTTGCCGCGGCGGTTGAGGAACAGGTCTTTGATTTCGTCAAAGGAGAAGCCTTCTGGGTTAATCAAACCACCCGCGCGGTCTATGATGCCCACAATCTTCACGCCTTCAGACGCCAAATAATAGGCGGCGGCGGCGCCTACGTTGCCCCAGCCCTGGATGATGGCGCGTTTGCCTTGCAGCTCACCGCCCCAGATTTGGTAGTAATGACGAACGGCCTCGGCCACGCCATACCCCGTAATCATGTCTGCGATGTTGTATTTGCGGCTCAGGGAAGGAGAATAGTTGGGGTCCTCAATCACCTTGCTCACGCCCTGGCGCAGTTGGCCCAACTTGTTGATTTTCTGCGGTTCGGTGGCTTTGAAGTGGCCGTTCACAATGCCTTCCTGCGGGTGCCACAGGCCGTATTCCTCGGTCATGGGGATTACCTCATGGATTTCGTCCACGTTGAGGTCGCCGCCGGTTCCGTAGTAGTTCTTCAATAAAGGGAACACCGCTTTGTACCAGCGCTCCAATACGCCTTTCTTTCTAGGGTCTGCCGGGTCAAAGTTGATGCCTGATTTGGCGCCGCCAATGGCCGGGCCCGAAACGGTGAACTTCACTTCCATGGTTTTGGCCAGAGACTCCACTTCGCGCTTGTCCAGGCCTTTGCGCATGCGGGTTCCACCACCGGCCGCGCCGCCTCTCAGGGAGTTGATGACCACCCAGCCTTCGGCCTCGGTTTCAGCGTCTTTCCACTCAAAAACAATCTCAGGACGTTTCGTCTCAAATTTGGCCAGTAAGTCTTTCATAGAAATGAAGTGTTGGTTTTTGATGATGGCGCAAAGGTAGGATTTAACGAGCGTTCCTCCTTAGCAGAATAATAAAAACCAGAATAATTCTATTGTCCTTGAAAGACCTAGCCGTTTTTAGCCTGTTTTTTGGAAATAAGGTCAAAAACGAATTACATCCAGTAGATGGCGCCGCCGCAGTTGTCCTGGCTGGCACCTGTCACGCTCTTCAGGCAGTTGGTTTCCTGCCGCCAGCGCAATACGCCCAAAAACGCGAAAATGAGCGCTTCCTTGAAATTAACCAGCTCCGGTTCCGGCACCACCACTTCAAACGCAGGCCCCAGGTAATGTTGAATCTGCTCCACCAGAAAGCCGTTGAAGGCCCCGCCGCCGGTCAACAACAATCTGCCATGGGCTTGGGAAGCGTGCTGTTTCACTGCCTGGGCCACCTGGTAGCCGATGTGGTGACAGGCGGTGTTCAGTTTGTCTTGAGTAGACGCTTTGGAATGGCTCAGGACTTTTAGGCTGTTCTCGTCGGCCCACTCCTTGCCGATGGATTTTGGATAGGCCGCGGAGAAATAAGCAGCCTCATTGAGCTTCTCAAACAAGTCTGGCTGGAACTGTCCTTGTCTGGCCAGTTCCCCATTCCGGTCATAGGCAAAGCCCAGTTCCTCGGCCAGTGGGTTCAGGAGCATGTTGCAGCACGAGATGTCAAAGGCCACGCGGCGGTCTGGCCCTTCCTGGGAGATGTTGGAGATGCCACCCAAATTCAGGCAGAAATCATAATCTGAGAAGAGAAGCTTGTCCCCGATGGGCACCAGCGGAGCGCCTTGTCCGCCCAAGGCAATGTCCAGAGTCCTGAAGTCACAGACCACGGGCCGGCCGGCGGCGGCGGCCAGGTAGGCGCCGCTTCCTACCTGGAACGTGATGTCCAGCTGGGGCTGGTGAAAAATGGTGTGGCCGTGCGAAGAGACAAAATCCACCGAAAGATTATTGGCCTCCACGAAGTTTTTTGCCAACTCGCCCAAATAACGTCCGTAGGCCCTGTCAGTGGCTATTATTTCAGCGGCGCTGGCTTCTGTGAGCGTTGAAAGACGCTTCAACCAAACATCTGTATATGGAAGTGTTTCAGTATTAAGGATTTTATATATCCAATTCTTTTCATTATACGTAAATCTGCAATAAGCTAAGTCAACTCCGTCAAGGGAGGTGCCTGACATTATTCCTATAACATGGTAAGTCGCCATGCGTTAAAGTAACGTAATGTTCAGGTGCCGTCAAAAACTGGAGGGGATTTGGCGGGTTTAAAGGCGTGTAGTAGCGCTAATTGTAGTACTGGTAAGTGTGTCCCTTATGAAAAGTTTATTATCCAGAGTTGAATCTAAGAAGATAGATAAGGCGGCGTCCATGCTGAAGGTGTTGGCGCATCCTAAAAGGTTGGCCATTGTGGATCTTCTGGGTAAGGAAGACAAAATGACCGTGACGGAGATCTATAACTATTTGGATTTGCCTCAGGCCATTGCCTCACAGCATTTGATTACCTTGAAAGACAAGGGAGTTCTTTCTTCCTTTAAGGTGGGCACCAAAATCTATTATTCCCTTTCCATCCCTAAGCTGATTGATGTGATTGACTGCCTGGAGGAATGTTGCGGTGATCTGTAATCTTTCTCCGGCGTAAGTAAATCTGTCAAGTAAGTACCCCCTGGAACCGTTTCCAGTCTGCAGTAAGTGTAGGCTAGAAACGGTTTTATTTTTTGCCGCCAGATTCTTTGTACTTGAGTACCAGCACTGCTGGCACAGGGCGCTGGCCTTCCTTGTCTGATGGCTTTATGGTGTCCCTGCCTTTTATAAAGAGGGCACTAGAGCCGCCGCCATCTAAGTTCACTGCTTCCTGACTACCCAAATCTATCATGAGTTGGGCCAGTTGGTCTAGGGTGGCGCCTTCGGCTACGCCCTTGTTGCGGCCTTCTACCACCAGAATAATCAATTGGTTGTTTGGTGTATAGCCCATAGCCGTGCGCGGATTTAGCCCTCTAAAGCTGGCCCCGCCGCGCATTTCTTCTTCTGCCGTTATGTGCATCTGCCCATTCTGTACTAAAACCGGTCCTCCGGCCACGGCTGTGCGGGGCTTCCAGCGCCTCATGCCGGGTACATTGCGTTTTGAAGGTGCCGGAGCAGGCAGGTCTCCTATTTTTGTAGGGTAAGGTGCAGACAGTTCTACAGGTTTCTTTTTCTTACCTAGGGTATAGGCCCATGCCACATCAGCTCTCCCTTTCTTAAAGAAGCCAATGGCGCCCGTGGTAGGATGGTAGGTGAGGGTGTCATTACCCTTGGGGTTTTTGCGTTTGACAGATGCTTGCGCCGCCAGCACTTTCCCGTTATTGATAACCAGATTCAAGTTACTGTTGTCTGCGAAGGAAAAGAAGGTAGTGTTTACCACGGCTAGAACCTGGCCAGCTTCCTGATTATAATACTGTTTGGGTGTATAGCGCTTGCCATTGCCTACTCTGGTTTCAATTTCCAGCTTCGGGTCTTTTAAATCTGCTAGCAAATAATAGGCCTTGAAAGGTTTGCCGTCTAATGAATCTGTGGTTGAAAATACCTTGACCGAGGCTGGCAACCCTTGTTGGTGCTCTATTGACGGTACCCAGGTAACCTGTGCCCAGCTTGGTATAGAGATTAGAAGAGCGAAAAGAATAGGGAGCAACTTTTTCATGAGGCCAATATAAACGAAAGCGGGACTCTCTGTAAAGAAAGTCCCGCTCTATTAATAAGGTTTGCGTTGGCTTAGTGATTGGCCTCTGCAGATTGTTTTTCTAAGTCAAACAGGTCAGTCAAGACGTCAATCAGGGTCTCAGCCTCACCGCGTTTGCAGGCGGCTTTCAATTGAAGTACTGGCAACTTGATGATTTTCTGCATCATGGACTTGGTGATGTCGTCAATGTGCTTGGCTTCCTCAGCAGAAACCTTCTTCATGTAACGGGCCATCTCCTCCTGACGGATGGTCTCCAAGGCGTTCTTCAGTTTCTGGATAGTAGGGGAGACGTTCATCTCTTTGCTCCAGTCCTCAAAAGAAGCAATGGACTCTGTGATAATCTGCTTCACGTGCGGTACAGACTCTAGGCGGCGTTGCAGGGCATCAGAGGCTTTGTTCTGGATGGTGTCAATGTTGTAAAGCAACACACCCGGTACACTTTCTACTTCTGGCTCTACACTTCGTGGTACGCTCAGGTCAATGAAGAACTTGTAGGTCAAGACGTCCAGACGGCTCACCATTTCTTTGGTGAAGAATGGCTCATCGCGGGCCACCGAAGAGATAATGACATCGGCCTCTTTCATGGCTTCTACCAGATTCTCAAACGGAACTACTTCCAGTCCGCACTCATCTGCCAGGATTTGGGCCTTGGCCTGGGTACGGTTAGAGATTTTTACGTTCTGGAATTCTGAGTCTTTCAAGTGACGGCACACATCGGCGCCAATCTCGCCTAGGCCAACTACTAAGATTTTAGGGTTGGCTACTTCGGCGGTCAGGCTTTCTACCAGTTCCAGGGCAGCGTAAGAAGTAGAGGCGGCTCCGTCACGGAACGATGTCTCTTGCACTACGCGCTTGTTGGTAAAGAAGATGGTGTGCAACAAGCGGTGCAGGAACGGGCCGGCGGCCTCATTGTCTGCGCTCCACTGGTAGGCTTGCTTTACCTGGTTGGAGATTTGCATGTCACCTACCACTTGTGCCTCTAGGCCCATGGCCACGTTGAACAGATGCAGAACGGCGTCTGCGTGCTCATTGACAATGGTGAAGTAGTCCAGGTACTGTGAAATGTTCTGGATTCCCTTGCTGATGCCCAACAGCTTCACAATCTCGTGGCTGTAGTCAGAGTCAGCGGTATAGTAAACCTCCGTGCGGTTGCACGTGGAAAGTACAAGGATGTCAGTAGCTTGGATGTATGTTTTGAGCGTTTGCAGGAACTGTCGGCACGACCCCTCATCCAACGCGATAAGCTCCCTTATGTCTAAAGGCGCTTTTTTATAGGAAAGACTGACGGCTCTAAAGTTTTGGAACATACGGCACTTTAAAATAGCACGCAAAATTACAATCGCAATAGTTAAGATGAAACCTTATTCTTTTAATATTTCCTTTATTTATAGTCATTCAAAATTAGCGCGGGTAGACGCTTCTTCTGCTATCTTCGTTAAGAGTATGCTTAAATTGCTCTGGGCATAACCCTCTCACAGGACGGGCGTATCTCCTGAAGCGTTGCTTTGTACATGATTCCAACCTCCATTTATTCTAAAAAAGCCCGGATTAAGCTCCTCATCATGACCGTCGCCCTGGTCATTGGCGCTTCTACCGTGATTTATACCAACCTTCTGGTGGCTAAGTTGTCTGAGCGCGAACAACAGCTCATTGACTTGTACGCCAAAGGGTTACGGTACATGAACAACGCCGACATCAACAGCGGAAACCTGGTTTTTATTCAGGAGGAAATCATTGACGCCAACCGCTCGGTGCCCGTGATTCTCACAGATGAGAACGAGGAACCCATCGCTTATAAGAACCTCACCCTGCCCGGAAAGATTTCAAAAAAGCGCGAAAATAACCTCCTGCGCCGTGAAATTGCCAAGATGAAGCTTCAGCACAAGCCCATTGTGGTGGAGGAGCCGGGCGTGTTCAAAAACTACATTTTCTACAAGGACTCTGAACTGCTCACCCAGTTGCGCTACTACCCTTATGTGCAACTCACGGTCATCGCGTGTTTGTCCTTGATTGCCTACTATGCCTTCAGTTACTCGCGCAAGGCCGAGCAGAACCGCGTGTGGGTGGGCCTGGCCAAAGAGACGGCTCACCAGTTGGGCACCCCGCTTTCCTCGCTCATGGCGTGGTATGAGTACATGAAAGGGAGCCCGCGTTTTGACAACGAGCCCATTGTAGAGGAGCTAGGCAAGGATGTGCGACGGCTGGAGATTATCACCGAGCGTTTCTCCAACATTGGGTCGG contains the following coding sequences:
- a CDS encoding Glu/Leu/Phe/Val dehydrogenase dimerization domain-containing protein, producing MKDLLAKFETKRPEIVFEWKDAETEAEGWVVINSLRGGAAGGGTRMRKGLDKREVESLAKTMEVKFTVSGPAIGGAKSGINFDPADPRKKGVLERWYKAVFPLLKNYYGTGGDLNVDEIHEVIPMTEEYGLWHPQEGIVNGHFKATEPQKINKLGQLRQGVSKVIEDPNYSPSLSRKYNIADMITGYGVAEAVRHYYQIWGGELQGKRAIIQGWGNVGAAAAYYLASEGVKIVGIIDRAGGLINPEGFSFDEIKDLFLNRRGNTLYAENLLSFDDTNARIWDLESEIFIPAAASRLVTKEQVERMLQHGLEVISSGANVPFQDPEIFFGPTGEFADQHVSVIPDFIANCGMARVFAYLMEQDVEITDEAIFTDISRTIGQALEKTHARHPEKTEIAKTSFEIALSQLL
- a CDS encoding anhydro-N-acetylmuramic acid kinase, whose translation is MATYHVIGIMSGTSLDGVDLAYCRFTYNEKNWIYKILNTETLPYTDVWLKRLSTLTEASAAEIIATDRAYGRYLGELAKNFVEANNLSVDFVSSHGHTIFHQPQLDITFQVGSGAYLAAAAGRPVVCDFRTLDIALGGQGAPLVPIGDKLLFSDYDFCLNLGGISNISQEGPDRRVAFDISCCNMLLNPLAEELGFAYDRNGELARQGQFQPDLFEKLNEAAYFSAAYPKSIGKEWADENSLKVLSHSKASTQDKLNTACHHIGYQVAQAVKQHASQAHGRLLLTGGGAFNGFLVEQIQHYLGPAFEVVVPEPELVNFKEALIFAFLGVLRWRQETNCLKSVTGASQDNCGGAIYWM
- a CDS encoding helix-turn-helix transcriptional regulator: MKSLLSRVESKKIDKAASMLKVLAHPKRLAIVDLLGKEDKMTVTEIYNYLDLPQAIASQHLITLKDKGVLSSFKVGTKIYYSLSIPKLIDVIDCLEECCGDL
- a CDS encoding phosphodiester glycosidase family protein — protein: MKKLLPILFALLISIPSWAQVTWVPSIEHQQGLPASVKVFSTTDSLDGKPFKAYYLLADLKDPKLEIETRVGNGKRYTPKQYYNQEAGQVLAVVNTTFFSFADNSNLNLVINNGKVLAAQASVKRKNPKGNDTLTYHPTTGAIGFFKKGRADVAWAYTLGKKKKPVELSAPYPTKIGDLPAPAPSKRNVPGMRRWKPRTAVAGGPVLVQNGQMHITAEEEMRGGASFRGLNPRTAMGYTPNNQLIILVVEGRNKGVAEGATLDQLAQLMIDLGSQEAVNLDGGGSSALFIKGRDTIKPSDKEGQRPVPAVLVLKYKESGGKK
- the hemA gene encoding glutamyl-tRNA reductase, encoding MFQNFRAVSLSYKKAPLDIRELIALDEGSCRQFLQTLKTYIQATDILVLSTCNRTEVYYTADSDYSHEIVKLLGISKGIQNISQYLDYFTIVNEHADAVLHLFNVAMGLEAQVVGDMQISNQVKQAYQWSADNEAAGPFLHRLLHTIFFTNKRVVQETSFRDGAASTSYAALELVESLTAEVANPKILVVGLGEIGADVCRHLKDSEFQNVKISNRTQAKAQILADECGLEVVPFENLVEAMKEADVIISSVARDEPFFTKEMVSRLDVLTYKFFIDLSVPRSVEPEVESVPGVLLYNIDTIQNKASDALQRRLESVPHVKQIITESIASFEDWSKEMNVSPTIQKLKNALETIRQEEMARYMKKVSAEEAKHIDDITKSMMQKIIKLPVLQLKAACKRGEAETLIDVLTDLFDLEKQSAEANH
- a CDS encoding HAMP domain-containing sensor histidine kinase produces the protein MIPTSIYSKKARIKLLIMTVALVIGASTVIYTNLLVAKLSEREQQLIDLYAKGLRYMNNADINSGNLVFIQEEIIDANRSVPVILTDENEEPIAYKNLTLPGKISKKRENNLLRREIAKMKLQHKPIVVEEPGVFKNYIFYKDSELLTQLRYYPYVQLTVIACLSLIAYYAFSYSRKAEQNRVWVGLAKETAHQLGTPLSSLMAWYEYMKGSPRFDNEPIVEELGKDVRRLEIITERFSNIGSVPILKDEPLKKVVENAIGYLRNRVSQKVAFYIESEFPEETTAKVNIPLFEWVIENICKNAVDAMDGKGSITLRITKSNTKNAIALDIQDTGKGIPKTKQEEVFVPGFTTKKRGWGLGLALARRIIENYHQGRLFVKNSEVGKGTTFRMVLNR